From Camelus dromedarius isolate mCamDro1 chromosome 12, mCamDro1.pat, whole genome shotgun sequence, the proteins below share one genomic window:
- the SSRP1 gene encoding FACT complex subunit SSRP1, translating into MAETLEFNDIYQEVKGSMNDGRLRLSRQGIIFKNSKTGKVDNIQAGELTEGIWRRVALGHGLKLLTKNGHVYKYDGFRESEFEKLSDFFKTHYRLELMEKDLCVKGWNWGTVKFGGQLLSFDIGDQPVFEIPLSNVSQCTTGKNEVTLEFHQNDDAEVSLMEVRFYVPPTQEDGVDPVEAFAQNVLSKADVIQATGDAICIFRELQCLTPRGRYDIRIYPTFLHLHGKTFDYKIPYTTVLRLFLLPHKDQRQMFFVISLDPPIKQGQTRYHFLILLFSKDEDISLTLNMNEEEVEKRFEGRLTKNMSGSLYEMVSRVMKALVNRKITVPGNFQGHSGAQCITCSYKASSGLLYPLERGFIYVHKPPVHIRFDEISFVNFARGTTTTRSFDFEIETKQGTQYTFSSIEREEYGKLFDFVNAKKLNIKNRGLKEGMNPSYDEYADSDEDQHDAYLERMKEEGKIREENANDSSDDSGEETDESFNPGEEEEDVAEEFDSNASASSSSNEGDSDRDEKKRKQLKKAKMAKDRKSRKKPMEVKKGKDPNAPKRPMSAYMLWLNASREKIKSDHPGISITDLSKKAGEIWKGMSKEKKEEWDRKAEDARREYEKAMKEYEGGRGESSKRDKSKKKKKVKVKMEKKSTPSRGSSSKSSSRQLSESFKSKEFVSSDESSSGENKSKKKRRRSEDSEEEELASTPPSSEDSASGSDE; encoded by the exons ATGGCAGAAACACTGGAGTTCAACGACATCTATCAGGAGGTGAAAGGCTCCATG AACGATGGTCGGCTGAGGTTGAGCCGCCAGGGCATCATCTTCAAGAATAGTAAGACGGGCAAGGTGGACAACATCCAGGCCGGGGAGTTGACAGAAGGTATCTGGCGCCGCGTGGCTCTCGGTCATGGACTTAAACTGCTCACGAAGAACGGCCACGTCTACAAGTATGACGGCTTCCGGGAGTCG GAGTTTGAGAAACTCTCTGATTTCTTCAAAACTCACTATCGCCTTGAGCTGATGGAGAAGGACCTCTGTGTGAAGGGTTGGAACTGGGGAACAGTGAAGTTTGGTG GGCAGCTGCTTTCCTTTGACATTGGTGACCAGCCGGTCTTCGAGATACCTCTCAGTAACGTGTCCCAGTGCACCACAGGCAAAAACGAGGTGACGCTGGAGTTCCACCAGAACGACGACGCCGAGGTCTCCCTCATGGAGGTGCGCTTCTATGTGCCTCCCACCCAGGAGGACGGTGTGGACCCCGTGGAG GCCTTTGCCCAGAACGTGCTGTCCAAGGCGGACGTGATCCAGGCCACTGGAGACGCCATCTGCATCTTCCGGGAGCTGCAGTGTCTGACTCCCCGAGGCCGTTACGACATTCGCATTTACCCCACCTTTCTGCACCTACACGGCAAGACCTTCGACTACAAGATCCCCTACACCACTGTGCTGCGTCTCTTTTTGCTGCCCCACAAGGACCAGCGCCAGATGTTCTTTGTG ATCAGCCTGGACCCCCCCATCAAGCAGGGCCAAACCCGCTACCACTTCCTGatcctcctcttctccaaggaTGAGGACATCTCATTGACTCTCAACATGAATGA ggaggaggtggagaagcGCTTTGAGGGGCGGCTCACCAAGAACATGTCAGGCTCGCTCTATGAGATGGTCAGCCGGGTCATGAAAGCACTGGTGAACCGCAAGATAACAGTCCCGGGCAACTTCCAGGG GCACTCGGGGGCCCAGTGCATCACTTGCTCCTACAAGGCCAGCTCAGGACTGCTGTACCCGTTGGAGCGGGGCTTCATCTACGTCCACAAGCCACCCGTGCACATCCGCTTCGACGAGATCTCCTTCGTCAACTTTGCCCGTGGTACCACCACCACTCGTTCCTTTGACTTTGAAATTGAGACCAAGCAGGGCACTCAGTATACCTTCAGTAGCATTGAGAG GGAGGAGTACGGGAAGCTGTTTGATTTTGTCAACGCAAAAAAACTCAACATCAAGAACCGAGGATTGAAAGAG GGCATGAACCCGAGCTACGACGAGTACGCCGACTCGGACGAAGACCAGCACGACGCCTACTTGGAGCGGATGAAGGAGGAGGGCAAGATCCGGGAGGAGAATGCCAACGACAGCAGCGATGACTCGGGAGAAGAGACCG ATGAATCATTCAACCCAGGTGAAGAGGAGGAAGACGTGGCAGAGGA GTTTGACAGCAACGCCTCTGCTAGCTCCTCCAGTAATGAGGGTGACAGTGACCGGGATGAGAAGAAACGGAAGCAACTCAAAAAGGCCAAGATGGCCAAGGATCGCAAGAGCCGCAAGAAGCCCATGGAG GTGAAGAAGGGCAAAGACCCCAATGCCCCCAAGAGGCCCATGTCTGCCTACATGCTGTGGCTCAATGCCAGCCGGGAGAAGATCAAGTCGGACCATCCTGGCATCAGTATCACAGATCTTTCCAAGAAGGCGGGCGAGATCTGGAAGGGAATGTCCAAAGAGAAGAAGGAG GAGTGGGATCGCAAGGCTGAGGATGCCAGGAGGGAGTATGAAAAAGCCATGAAAGAATATGAGGGGGGCCGGGGGGAGTCTTCTAAGAG GGACAagtcaaagaagaagaagaaagtaaaagtaaAGATGGAGAAGAAATCAACGCCCTCCAGGGGCTCATCGTCCAAGTCTTCGTCAAGGCAGCTAAGTGAGAGCTTCAAGAGCAAAGAGTTTGTGTCCAGTGATGAGAGCTCTTCAGgagagaacaaaagcaaaaagaagaggAGGCGGAGCGAG GATTCTGAAGAAGAGGAACTAGCCAGTACTCCCCCCAGCTCAGAAGATTCGGCGTCAGGATCGGATGAGTAG